A single Vigna radiata var. radiata cultivar VC1973A chromosome 8, Vradiata_ver6, whole genome shotgun sequence DNA region contains:
- the LOC106769810 gene encoding phosphoribosylamine--glycine ligase encodes MSCATFNVAVSLNLHGWNKNAVSKSLGFGHHTTFQKFSSLFFETLGLSSTNRSFVQHAPSRSFHSVFKCAAQNSQPSPSIGIGTENNSQRVTVLVIGGGGREHALCYALQRSPSCDTVLCAPGNAGIASSGNATCISDLDISDGASVISFCQKRGVGLVVVGPEAPLVAGLTNKLVKVGIPTFGPSAEAAALEGSKNFMKNLCDKYDIPTAKYKTFTDPSAAKQYIQEQGAPIVIKADGLAAGKGVTVAMTLEEAYEAVDSMLVQGDFGSAGCRVIVEEFLEGEEASFFALVDGENAIPLESAQDHKRVGDGDTGPNTGGMGAYSPAPILTKELQSIVMDSIIIPTVKGMSAEGSKFVGVLYAGLMIEKKSGMPKLIEYNVRFGDPECQVLMVRLESDLVQVLLAACRGELNGVSLKWSPGSAMVVVMASKGYPGSYQKGTVIENLEEAEAVAPGIKIFHAGTAFDSEGRFIATGGRVLGVTAKGNDLEEACDRAYRAVENVNWPGGFYRRDIGWRALPQKQHSRKE; translated from the exons ATGTCTTGCGCCACCTTCAATGTTGCAGTTTCTTTGAATCTTCATGGATGGAATAAGAATGCAGTTTCTAAGTCACTTGGTTTCGGACACCACACAACTTTCCAAaagttttcttctctctttttcgaGACCTTGGGTTTGAGCTCCACTAATCGTAGTTTTGTCCAGCATGCACCCTCACGTTCATTCCATAGTGTTTTCAAATGTGCTGCTCAGAATTCCCAACCATCGCCTTCAATTGGCATTGGCACAGAGAACAATTCTC AAAGAGTGACTGTTCTGGTTATTGGTGGAGGAGGACGTGAACACGCACTTTGCTATGCCTTGCAACGATCACCATCCTGTGATACAGTACTTTGTGCCCCAGGCAATGCTGGGATTGCTAGCTCAGGAAATGCTACTTGCATCTCAGACCTTGATATTTCTGATGGAGCATCAGTGATCTCATTTTGCCAGAAAAGGGGAGTGGGACTTGTTGTTGTGGGACCTGAGGCTCCACTTGTTGCAGGTCTTACAAATAAGTTAGTTAAAGTCGGAATCCCAACTTTTGGTCCATCTGCTGAGGCTGCAGCTTTGGAAGGTTCTAAGAATTTCATGAAGAATTTGTGTGACAAGTACGATATTCCAACTGCCAAG TATAAAACATTTACCGATCCTTCTGCTGCAAAGCAATATATTCAAGAACAAGGAGCACCGATTGTTATTAAAGCAGATGGACTGGCTGCTGGAAAAGGAGTTACTGTTGCCATGACATTGGAAGAGGCATATGAAGCTGTTGATTCAATGCTGGTGCAGGGTGATTTTGGTTCTGCAGGTTGTCGTGTCATTGTTGAAGAATTTCTAGAAGGAGAGGAAGCATCTTTTTTTGCATTGGTTGATGGAGAAAATGCAATTCCACTAGAGTCTGCTCAGGATCATAAGCGAGTTGGTGATGGTGACACAGGGCCAAATACTGGTGGTATGGGTGCATATTCCCCAGCTCCTATATTAACCAAGGAACTTCAATCTATTGTAATGGACTCTATTATCATCCCAACAGTAAAAGGAATGTCGGCGGAAGGTTCCAAGTTTGTTGGGGTTTTGTATGCTGGGCTTATGATTGAGAAGAAGTCTGGCATGCCTAAGTTAATTGAGTATAATGTGAGATTTGGTGATCCAGAGTGCCAG GTCTTAATGGTTCGGTTGGAGTCTGATTTGGTACAAGTTCTGCTTGCAGCATGCAGAGGAGAGTTGAATGGGGTATCACTGAAGTGGTCTCCTGGGTCTGCCATGGTTGTGGTAATGGCAAGTAAGGGATATCCTGGATCATACCAGAAGGGAACAGTGATTGAAAACCTTGAAGAAGCTGAGGCTGTTGCTCCAGGTATCAAGATATTTCATGCAGGAACCGCATTTGACTCTGAAGGAAGGTTTATTGCAACTGGGGGACGTGTTCTTGGGGTCACTGCCAAGGGTAATGATCTTGAAGAGGCATGTGATCGAGCTTATCGAGCTGTTGAGAATGTTAATTGGCCTGGAGGCTTCTACCGTCGGGATATTGGCTGGAGAGCCCTACCTCAGAAACAACATtctagaaaagaataa
- the LOC106770818 gene encoding sodium/hydrogen exchanger 1 produces MALLLPPLHLTTSYLSTSTIVALCVFFTLLGTCVIIGHLLEENRWANESIIALLLGLCAGTVVLFVTNFKSAKILIFSEDLFFLYLLPPIIFNAGFQVKKKQFFKNFTIILLFGVIGTVISFCLISVGALMLIQWIGIVNLGIKDYLAIGAILSATDSVCTLQVLNQDETPLLYSIVFGEGVVNDATSIVLFNSVQSLDFSSSNSMTALKLLGTFLYLFSTSTALGIAVGLLSAYIMKNLYLGRHSTDRELALMMLLAYLSYMIAELLSLSGILTIFFCGIVMSHYTWHNVTLSSRTTTKHAFATLSFIAETFIFICVGMDALDIDKWKSSKGSAGISVAVSSTLFALVLIGRAAFVFPIAYIKNRINTRENTRIEFRSQFIIWWAGLMRGAVTIALSYNQFAEAKSTSSTQDSALMITSSIIVVLFSTVVFGSITKPLIEAVQSRHPKPTSFDSTDNVEDLRFLLLENNGPINQSNNLQIQRQSRICMLLNHPSKTVHYFWRKFDDKFMRPVFGGRGFVPFVPEVAAEIF; encoded by the exons ATGGCTTTGTTACTGCCACCGCTTCATCTTACAACTTCCTATCTCAGCACAAGCACCATTGTGGCTCTCTGTGTATTCTTCACCCTCCTAGGCACTTGTGTCATCATTGGCCATCTTCTGGAAGAGAATCGGTGGGCTAATGAATCCATCATTGCCCTCCTTCTG GGTTTGTGTGCTGGGACGGTGGTGTTGTTTGTCACTAACTTTAAAAGTGCCAAGATTTTAATATTCAGTGAAGACTTGTTCTTTCTCTACTTGCTTCCCCCTATCATTTTCAATGCCGG TTTCCAAGTCAAGAAGAAACAGTTCTTCAAGAATTTCACCATTATACTGCTCTTTGGAGTCATTGGAACAGTTATTTCGTTCTGTCTTATATCTGTCG GTGCCCTTATGCTCATTCAATGGATTGGAATAGTTAACCTTGGCATAAAAGATTACCTAG CCATCGGTGCCATACTGTCAGCAACGGACTCAGTTTGTACATTGCAG GTTCTCAATCAAGATGAAACACCCTTGCTTTACAGCATTGTATTTGGGGAGGGAGTGGTAAATGATGCCACGTCTATTGTGCTTTTCAATTCGGTCCAATCCCTTGACTTCAGCAGCTCCAATTCTATGACAGCCTTGAAATTGTTGGGGACCTTCCTTTACCTCTTCAGCACTAGTACTGCCCTTGGCATAGCA GTTGGCCTTTTAAGTGCTTATATTATGAAAAACCTCTACCTGGGAAG GCATTCTACTGATCGTGAACTTGCACTTATGATGTTGTTGGCATATTTGTCATATATGATCGCTGAG CTTTTGAGTCTCAGTGGGATATTGACTATTTTCTTCTGTGGCATTGTTATGTCACACTACACTTGGCACAATGTTACATTAAGCTCAAGGACAACAACCAA GCACGCCTTTGCAACCCTCTCATTCATTGCagaaacttttatatttatatgtgttGGCATGGATGCTCTAGACATTGACAAATGGAAAAGCAGTAAAGGCAG TGCAGGAATTTCAGTTGCTGTGAGTTCTACTTTGTTTGCATTAGTGTTGATTGGAAGAGCAGCTTTTGTGTTCCCTATTGCATACATTAAAAATCGTATCAATACAAGAGAGAATACCAGAATAGAATTTCGTTCACAG TTTATCATATGGTGGGCTGGTCTGATGAGAGGTGCAGTGACTATTGCCCTATCTTATAACCAG TTTGCAGAAGCCAAGAGTACATCATCAACTCAAGACTCTGCATTAATGATCACTTCTTCTATAATCGTGGTCTTGTTCAGCACTGTG GTATTTGGCTCCATTACTAAGCCACTGATAGAGGCTGTGCAATCAAGGCATCCAAAACCAACCAGTTTTGATTCCACTGATAACGTAGAAGATTTGAGATTCCTATTGCTTGAAAACAATGGTCCCATTAACCAAAGCAACAATCTGCAAATTCAAAGGCAAAGTAGGATATGTATGCTATTAAACCATCCAAGCAAAACTGTTCACTACTTTTGGAGGAAATTTGATGACAAGTTTATGAGACCTGTGTTTGGTGGAAGGGGATTTGTGCCTTTTGTTCCTGAGGTAGCAGCAGAGATTTTTTGA
- the LOC106769884 gene encoding uncharacterized protein LOC106769884, with product MAVLLSNLCITNNTKPFFSFTSKPIICEVKNLTSKRNLILQTSLVSIGIGLIPRVSVAQSSPQALPSKSLLSGIENTSSWFQFYGDGFSIRVPPEFTDIMEPEDFNAGGSLYGDKAKAKTFSARFASSDGSEILSVVTRPTNQLKITFLQARNLSDLGSLKEAAKIFVPGGSKLYSARSIKIKEDEGFTTYYFYEFGKDDQHVAMMTGVSNGKAFIAGATAPQSKWDSDGVKLRSAAISLKIL from the exons ATGGCCGTTCTTTTATCCAATCTCTGCATCACCAACAACACCAAACCCTTCTTCTCTTTCACCTCAAAACCCATAATTTGTGAGGTCAAGAATCTCACCTCCAAACGGAACCTTATCCTTCAAACATCTCTCGTCAGCATTGGTATTGGCCTAATTCCTCGAGTCTCAGTTGCGCAATCGTCACCTCAAGCGTTGCCGTCGAAATCGCTTCTTTCTGGCATTGAAAATACGTCATCTTGGTTTCAGTTCTACGGTGATGGGTTTTCCATACGAGTCCCGCCAGAGTTTACGGATATCATGGAACCTGAG GATTTCAATGCTGGAGGGTCTCTTTATGGGGACAAGGCAAAAGCAAAAACATTTTCAGCACGGTTTGCATCATCCGATGG ATCTGAGATCCTAAGTGTTGTTACTCGTCCAACCAATCAACTTAAAATCACATTCTTGCAG GCTCGGAATTTATCTGATTTAGGGTCCCTGAAGGAAGCAGCAAAAATATTTGTTCCAG GAGGGTCCAAACTTTACTCTGCaagatcaataaaaataaaggaagatgAGGGTTTTAC GACTTACTATTTCTATGAATTTGGTAAAGATGACCAGCACGTAGCTATGATGACAGGTGTCAGCAATGGAAAG GCTTTTATTGCTGGAGCAACTGCACCACAGTCGAAGTGGGACAGCGATGGTGTAAAGCTTCGTTCTGCTGcaatatcattaaaaattttgtag
- the LOC106772058 gene encoding UPF0603 protein At1g54780, chloroplastic, producing MGAIFPPHSLSPLLNIKPSPSRILLAPSPQPKSNSLFCSKPIVSSLRKNQTSSPKPSCTTWLSHAQQGLAALAISLALNFSPVLFSGNALASEFDVLNEGPPQESYVVDDAGVLSRVTRSDLKRLLSDLESRKNFHINFITVRKLTSKADAFEYADQVLERWYPSVEEGNNKGIVVLITSQKEGAVTGGPAFVQAVGENILDATVSENLPVLATDEKYNEAIYSTAKRLVAAIDGLPDPGGPSFKDNKRESNFKTKEETEEKRGQFTLVVGGLLVIAFVVPMAQYYAYVSKK from the exons ATGGGAGCCATTTTTCCTCCTCACTCTCTCTCTCCACTCCTCAACATCAAACCTTCACCCTCAAGAATCCTCTTGGCTCCCTCTCCTCAACCCAAGTCAAATTCTCTCTTTTGCTCCAAACCCATTGTTTCCAGTCTCAGAAAGAATCAAACTTCATCTCCTAAACCTTCATGCACAACCTGGTTGTCTCATGCTCAACAGGGCCTAGCAGCTTTGGCTATCTCCTTGGCCCTCAACTTTAGCCCAGTTTTGTTCAGTGGCAATGCTCTGGCATCTGAGTTTGATGTGCTTAACGAGGGTCCACCCCAAGAGtcttatgttgttgatgatgcaGGAGTTCTTAGTAGGGTGACTAGGTCTGATTTGAAGCGGTTATTGTCTGATTTGGAGTCAAGGAAGAACTTCCACATCAATTTTATCACTGTTAGAAAACTCACG AGCAAAGCTGATGCATTTGAGTATGCTGATCAAGTCCTTGAGCGTTGGTATCCCTCTGTAGAAGAAGGCAACAACAAGGGTATTGTGGTTCTTATCACCAGTCAGAAAGAAGGAGCAGTCACTGGTGGTCCAGCTTTTGTCCAAGCTGTGGGAGAAAACATCCTTGATGCCACTGTCTCAGAGAATCTTCCAG TTTTGGCTACGGATGAGAAGTACAATGAAGCTATTTATAGCACAGCTAAACGTCTAGTTGCTGCCATTGATGGCCTTCCAGATCCTGGTGGGCCTTCATTTAAAGACAACAAACGTGAGTCTAACTTCAAGACCAAGGAAGAGACAGAAGAAAAGCGTGGACAATTCACTCTGGTTGTTGGAGGTTTGTTGGTCATTGCATTCGTTGTTCCAATGGCACAATATTATGCTTATgtatccaaaaaataa
- the LOC106772057 gene encoding GDSL esterase/lipase At1g54790 isoform X1: MKGVLPKRIILMRHGESHGNRDTAAYTTTPDHSIHLTAQGVAQARQAGVRLRRVIGGDGCSPDWRVQFYVSPYARTRSTLREVGRCFSKKRIIGVREESRIREQDFGNFQVEERMTVIKEARERFGRFFYRFPEGESAADVFDRVSSFFESLWRDIDMNRLRHDPSNDLNFVIVSHGLTSRIFLMKWFKWTVEQFEVLNNFGNCEFRVMELGSGGEYSLAVHHTEEEMLEWGLSPEMIADQKWRATACRGDWNDQCPWYLGEFFDHLTDSDDDDDPVENEVFNFGDSNSDTGELAAAMGFLVSPPNGQKYFKTPSGRFCDGRLIVDFLMDAMKLSFLNPYMDSVGLPNFQRGCNFAAAGSTILPANAASISPFSFGVQVYQFLRFRALSLQLLQGKKFDQYVPAVDSFEKGLYMFDIGQNDLAGALYSKTLDQILASIQAILLEFESGIKKLYENGARNFWIHNTGPLGCLPQVVAKFGTNPSTLDELGCVSSPNQAAKAFNIQLQAFCSKLKGQYPDANVTHVDIFTIKSNLIANYSKYGFKQSIMACCGYGGPPFNFDSRVSCGLTKILNGTEITAKSCNDSSVYVSWDGTHYTEAANQHVASQILTGNYSTPF, translated from the exons atgaagggAGTGCTGCCGAAGAGAATAATTCTGATGAGGCATGGGGAGTCGCATGGGAACCGAGACACGGCGGCGTACACCACAACTCCCGACCACAGCATTCACTTAACCGCGCAGGGCGTGGCACAGGCGCGTCAAGCTGGCGTCCGCCTCCGCCGCGTGATTGGCGGGGACGGCTGCTCACCGGACTGGCGAGTGCAGTTCTACGTGTCACCGTACGCACGCACGCGATCCACGCTGCGCGAGGTAGGTCGGTGTTTCTCGAAGAAGAGGATAATTGGCGTGAGGGAAGAGTCGCGGATTCGGGAGCAGGACTTCGGGAACTTTCAGGTGGAAGAGAGGATGACGGTGATAAAAGAAGCACGAGAACGGTTCGGGAGGTTCTTCTATCGCTTCCCCGAGGGAGAGTCCGCCGCCGACGTTTTCGATCGCGTTTCAA GTTTCTTTGAATCTCTGTGGAGGGACATAGACATGAACAGGCTTCGTCACGATCCTTCCAATGATTTGAACTTCGTAATTGTTTCTCACGGGCTGACATCGCGTATTTTCCTTATGAAGTGGTTCAAGTGGACGGTTGAGCAGTTTGAGGTCCTAAACAATTTTGGGAACTGCGAGTTCCGTGTTATGGAGCTAGGAAGTGGTGGTGAATACAGCTTAGCTGTTCATCATACAGAAGAAGAAATGCTGGAATGGGGACTCTCTCCTGAGATGATAGCTGACCAAAAATGGCGCGCCACGGCGTGCAGGGGTGACTGGAATGATCAGTGTCCCTGGTACCTTGGGGAGTTTTTTGATCATCTTACTGActctgatgatgatgatgatcctGTGGAAAATGAAG TTTTCAACTTTGGTGATTCAAACTCAGACACAGGTGAACTTGCTGCAGCTATGGGATTTTTAGTTTCCCCGCCTAATGGACAGAAGTACTTCAAAACCCCATCTGGGAGGTTCTGTGATGGACGTCTCATTGTGGACTTTCTGA TGGATGCGATGAAATTGTCATTCTTGAATCCCTACATGGATTCTGTGGGGTTGCCAAATTTTCAGCGAGGATGCAACTTTGCAGCAGCAGGTTCAACCATCCTTCCAGCCAATGCAGCATCCATCAGCCCGTTCAGCTTTGGGGTTCAGGTATATCAGTTTCTGAGATTCAGAGCTCTGTCTCTTCAATTGCTTCAAG GAAAAAAATTTGATCAGTACGTCCCTGCTGTAGACTCCTTCGAGAAGGGGTTATACATGTTTGACATAGGCCAGAACGACCTTGCTGGTGCGTTGTATTCAAAAACATTGGACCAAATACTCGCCTCAATTCAAgcaattttattagaatttgaaAGTGGAATAAAG AAACTGTATGAAAACGGGGCAAGGAATTTCTGGATACATAACACGGGTCCACTCGGATGCTTGCCTCAGGTTGTTGCCAAATTTGGCACTAATCCATCAACGCTTGATGAACTAGGATGTGTTAGTTCACCCAACCAAGCTGCCAAAGCCTTTAATATACAGCTTCAAGCCTTTTGCAGTAAATTGAAAGGACAGTATCCAGATGCAAATGTAACACATGTTGATATTTTTACCATAAAATCAAATCTCATCGCAAACTATTCTAAATATG GGTTTAAACAATCCATTATGGCATGCTGTGGATATGGAGGTCCACCATTCAACTTTGACAGCAGAGTTTCTTGTGGACTAACAAAGATCTTGAATGGGACTGAAATAACAGCAAAAAGTTGCAACGACAGCAGTGTGTACGTAAGCTGGGACGGAACTCACTACACTGAGGCAGCAAATCAACATGTGGCATCACAAATTCTCACTGGAAACTACTCCACTCCTTTTTAG
- the LOC106772589 gene encoding uncharacterized protein LOC106772589 yields the protein MLKMTTPFKRLHLVRTLYRSSQIGESSSYLLVSCKTYSSAISNGSEGNFRSFYPHLLKGQDGFPFAGVKSLTLRSSMATELSVFMNDKRMITTQAKAPAQARQVGQQISLSSPGFLYEPYEPREKIPFWKRWFTISGWRRTKLDIILELKSAYAIAKLRKKGYSKNQFYKEAVNMYKEINTLIANGDRRSLRKAVTEKMFSALKNEIKQRESAWSKVYWEMVEPVVTIRTLRARLIGVDRKDLDKTFIQLTLEILAKQKFEAYDSKGSVVAGDKSKEVLVRDIWVFEKSMFHPGARWRLCGRITPKAS from the exons ATGTTGAAGATGACGACGCCGTTCAAACGCTTACACTTAGTTCGCACACTTTATCGGTCATCTCAAATTGGAGAATCTTCGTCGTATCT ACTCGTTAGCTGCAAGACTTATTCCTCTGCCATATCAAACG GTTCTGAGGGTAATTTCAGGAGCTTCTATCCTCATTTATTAAAGGGCCAAGATGGCTTTCCCTTTGCTGGTGTAAAATCTTTGACACTGCGATCTTCAATG GCGACTGAGTTGTCCGTTTTCATGAACGATAAGAGGATGATAACTACTCAGGCCAAAGCCCCAGCACAAGCTCGGCAAGTG GGTCAACAAATATCCCTATCAAGTCCTGGATTTCTCTATGAACCTTATGAACCTCGTGAAAAAATCCCATTTTGGAAGAG ATGGTTCACTATAAGTGGTTGGAGAAGAACAAAACTTGACATAATTCTTGAG CTCAAAAGTGCCTATGCTATTGCTAAGTTAAGAAAAAAGGGATATTCAAAAAACCAGTTCTACAAAGAGGCTGTCAATATGTACAAGGAG ataaaCACTCTAATAGCTAATGGTGATAGAAGATCTTTACGGAAAGCAGTTACTGAGAAGATGTTTTCT GCACTTAAGAATGAAATTAAACAAAGAGAATCTGCATGGAGCAAGGTATATTGGGAAATGGTTGAGCCTGTTGTTACGATTCGAACTTTGCGGGCACGTCTG ATTGGAGTTGATCGGAAAGACCTAGATAAAACATTTATTCAGCTTACTCTCGAGATTTTGGCTAAACAG AAATTTGAAGCATATGACTCGAAAGGATCTGTGGTAGCCGGAGATAAAAGCAAGGAG GTTCTTGTCCGTGATATATGGGTATTTGAGAAGTCTATGTTTCACCCTGGCGCAAGGTGGCGTCTATGTGGACGGATAACACCAAAAGCCTCATAG
- the LOC106772057 gene encoding phosphoglycerate mutase-like protein AT74 isoform X3, translating to MKGVLPKRIILMRHGESHGNRDTAAYTTTPDHSIHLTAQGVAQARQAGVRLRRVIGGDGCSPDWRVQFYVSPYARTRSTLREVGRCFSKKRIIGVREESRIREQDFGNFQVEERMTVIKEARERFGRFFYRFPEGESAADVFDRVSSFFESLWRDIDMNRLRHDPSNDLNFVIVSHGLTSRIFLMKWFKWTVEQFEVLNNFGNCEFRVMELGSGGEYSLAVHHTEEEMLEWGLSPEMIADQKWRATACRGDWNDQCPWYLGEFFDHLTDSDDDDDPVENEDQGVRK from the exons atgaagggAGTGCTGCCGAAGAGAATAATTCTGATGAGGCATGGGGAGTCGCATGGGAACCGAGACACGGCGGCGTACACCACAACTCCCGACCACAGCATTCACTTAACCGCGCAGGGCGTGGCACAGGCGCGTCAAGCTGGCGTCCGCCTCCGCCGCGTGATTGGCGGGGACGGCTGCTCACCGGACTGGCGAGTGCAGTTCTACGTGTCACCGTACGCACGCACGCGATCCACGCTGCGCGAGGTAGGTCGGTGTTTCTCGAAGAAGAGGATAATTGGCGTGAGGGAAGAGTCGCGGATTCGGGAGCAGGACTTCGGGAACTTTCAGGTGGAAGAGAGGATGACGGTGATAAAAGAAGCACGAGAACGGTTCGGGAGGTTCTTCTATCGCTTCCCCGAGGGAGAGTCCGCCGCCGACGTTTTCGATCGCGTTTCAA GTTTCTTTGAATCTCTGTGGAGGGACATAGACATGAACAGGCTTCGTCACGATCCTTCCAATGATTTGAACTTCGTAATTGTTTCTCACGGGCTGACATCGCGTATTTTCCTTATGAAGTGGTTCAAGTGGACGGTTGAGCAGTTTGAGGTCCTAAACAATTTTGGGAACTGCGAGTTCCGTGTTATGGAGCTAGGAAGTGGTGGTGAATACAGCTTAGCTGTTCATCATACAGAAGAAGAAATGCTGGAATGGGGACTCTCTCCTGAGATGATAGCTGACCAAAAATGGCGCGCCACGGCGTGCAGGGGTGACTGGAATGATCAGTGTCCCTGGTACCTTGGGGAGTTTTTTGATCATCTTACTGActctgatgatgatgatgatcctGTGGAAAATGAAG ATCAAGGAGTGCGTAAGTGA
- the LOC106772057 gene encoding phosphoglycerate mutase-like protein AT74H isoform X2 — protein MKGVLPKRIILMRHGESHGNRDTAAYTTTPDHSIHLTAQGVAQARQAGVRLRRVIGGDGCSPDWRVQFYVSPYARTRSTLREVGRCFSKKRIIGVREESRIREQDFGNFQVEERMTVIKEARERFGRFFYRFPEGESAADVFDRVSSFFESLWRDIDMNRLRHDPSNDLNFVIVSHGLTSRIFLMKWFKWTVEQFEVLNNFGNCEFRVMELGSGGEYSLAVHHTEEEMLEWGLSPEMIADQKWRATACRGDWNDQCPWYLGEFFDHLTDSDDDDDPVENEGLENRISFAHSSTFTISLMFYVGGFHSHKERN, from the exons atgaagggAGTGCTGCCGAAGAGAATAATTCTGATGAGGCATGGGGAGTCGCATGGGAACCGAGACACGGCGGCGTACACCACAACTCCCGACCACAGCATTCACTTAACCGCGCAGGGCGTGGCACAGGCGCGTCAAGCTGGCGTCCGCCTCCGCCGCGTGATTGGCGGGGACGGCTGCTCACCGGACTGGCGAGTGCAGTTCTACGTGTCACCGTACGCACGCACGCGATCCACGCTGCGCGAGGTAGGTCGGTGTTTCTCGAAGAAGAGGATAATTGGCGTGAGGGAAGAGTCGCGGATTCGGGAGCAGGACTTCGGGAACTTTCAGGTGGAAGAGAGGATGACGGTGATAAAAGAAGCACGAGAACGGTTCGGGAGGTTCTTCTATCGCTTCCCCGAGGGAGAGTCCGCCGCCGACGTTTTCGATCGCGTTTCAA GTTTCTTTGAATCTCTGTGGAGGGACATAGACATGAACAGGCTTCGTCACGATCCTTCCAATGATTTGAACTTCGTAATTGTTTCTCACGGGCTGACATCGCGTATTTTCCTTATGAAGTGGTTCAAGTGGACGGTTGAGCAGTTTGAGGTCCTAAACAATTTTGGGAACTGCGAGTTCCGTGTTATGGAGCTAGGAAGTGGTGGTGAATACAGCTTAGCTGTTCATCATACAGAAGAAGAAATGCTGGAATGGGGACTCTCTCCTGAGATGATAGCTGACCAAAAATGGCGCGCCACGGCGTGCAGGGGTGACTGGAATGATCAGTGTCCCTGGTACCTTGGGGAGTTTTTTGATCATCTTACTGActctgatgatgatgatgatcctGTGGAAAATGAAG GGTTGGAGAATAGAATCTCTTTTGCCCATTCTTCCACGTTTACTATTTCATTAATGTTTTACGTTGGCGGATTCCATTCCCACAAGGAAAGAAACTGA